gttttactcttttataatttctttgtattaattatcatttaggcatacacaACACCAAAACACGTTCTTATATAGTCATTTCAATAGTTAATCATTATCGAATATTTACTTACTACtccttagccatatcataaggatacacacaaaatgattaattctctatacatgccatataaatcaaaaagttgtttaacaaaatctaccaGGGTAAATCTGAATAGTGTGATCGTTGATGTAGATCTGATCCttcgaacatatatatatacatcaatatacaagaaacaataaacacacacaagtaagcttacagaaagcttagtaagttcataggctcacaataaaatcttaccaaaatttcactaacaatattaataaacaaataaaaattcaacatttcctgccaaccacaatctcaaacaatgaatttactcaatCGAACTCAATATCAGATGTCAAATTATATTCCAaaatttagcttcaattgcatttttaaatacttgtcaaattaaggatcgtcttacggatttgagtacattgtTTGCTCGATGCCACGATTTGCTTGAATCTTTTACAAtgctataactcagtatggtttccttcattgaaatatcatacctacttttcacaactcagtatggttttcttcactgaaacaccatacctacttttcacaatttgacttattcgtcaattcatcactgATTACCGAACGTATGTACTCAATCTTGCGTAtcccttaatttgaactaacaatctcattttttttctcatttttaccataatcataattcaacaacaataatcataaaatttcagccgtatgaacttacctgggccaATTTGTAGGAGTTGTAAACGTTCAGGGACTAgtttgatattttctctttttcgcatttatctttgaattttttatctataatataattttttccattcattagcatataattcaataataattcacttttcaatttacgcccttcaatttttgaaattacacttttacccaaaatttacaattttacaatttagtccctactcaattaacactttaattgAACAATTTTTCCTCCAATAACACTTTATCTAATCACTTTAGACTACTAAACAGCcttttatattcataatttaagtacaaaaccccaattcctaactttttcacaattaggtcctaaaatcattttctactaaaatcacttaataaaatcataatataatgaaattaaaacttaaaatatataataattcatcataaaattccataaaTTATTCATGGTAACTTACAAAATCACCCATGGAATAAAAAGctaatgaattcaatagttggacctagttgtaaaagccataaaacataaaaatttcaaagaaaaagaaagaattgaactcacatggtataaaaatatgagaaaccaGCTTTTTTCAGACCTCATATGGCTTTTTTTCTgataaattatgaagaaatctctagatttttcacttttgtctttgttttatatatttaatttgtaaagtttccaattttgcccttgtttctccttactttcttgctgatttttcttgcccaaccatccagcccatataatttgggcctaattgccttttaaatcccttcttaatagtcacttaagctatttaatcacaatttaacaaattttatactattttcagtttagtcctttttagttaattgactatccaaacgttaaaattttctaacgaaacttttctactaactcaatgacactccataaatatttataaaaatatttttggctcGGCTTATGAatttgaggtctcgatacctcattttagactcaatttacctattaaattctttttaaatcacaaaattcactaattcaagaATTCTTCTATAATCACACTTGTCTcgtatgtatttatttattagattttagaACTCACTggtcggatttagtgatctcgaatcactgtttccgacactactgaaaattaggctgttacaatTCGGATGAAAAAAATACACATGGGTATTGGCCATTATAATACCAacaccaaaaaatttatttttttaatctttccAGCAATCATCAGGTAATCATTGCTTAATTATTGATATAGGTGCTGGCCATTAGGGTGCCATAATCCCCGGCAACGTTTATTTCAAGTCAttctcgtaaatatttttgaacTCGGATCatctttgtaaatatttaattattttgggcTAGTTTGGTAAAATAGCCAatatattgtgaaaattttcaagCAATGAAACTAAATAAACTTTGGATAAACTACACCcaatgtcactaaactattagtaagtttacattttggttacTTAACTtccaaaagttataaaatggttacTGAAGTATTTGGAAGTTTAGAGTCATTggactattcaaaagtttttttttaagtcataaggttattaatttttttataataaagaaaattcGCTAGTGAGCTCCAAACAACGATTGGTATAGTAGATCAAAATCCATcgacgagtagaagaacatatcttAGGTCCAAATCATTTCGATAGTTAGTGTCCAAGGGTGTATGTAGGGGGTAGGTAGGGGCCTTGGCctccaaaaatggaaatttgcTATTTCAGTCCTCTCATAAACAAtgaatttgtaaattaatatatgatgaaattatactttaacccttaaaatggaaaaaaaatctttttagcTCCTTAAAAATGacgaaataataaattaataaatgataaaattatgttttgacctctcaaaattttataatgaatttttggCCCCTCTTTAGAAATTCTAGATTCGCCCCTGTTGGAGTCAgagatcaaaaaagaaaaaagttgcttggattttaattaatagaTTCAAGacatttaaagttgttttatgaaaaaataattgaattgttgAAAAGAATGATGagagagctttcgattggtACAGATAATGTGAACAGAAAAAGGCTATATAATAGTGATTTTAACAacttagtgacttaaatgaaaacttttgaataagttaataatcattttgtaaccttttgaaattgagtgacaAAATATAAGCTTGCTAATAGCTTAGTGACATtgaatgtaatttacccataaaatattaaaattaaatattttattacatttttaactaaaatatttttcattttgtatgGAGACTAAATAATATTCGATAACGTACTAAAACAACACTTAATTCAGTGACAAAAGTTAACTCGAGTATGGCTGACATGTGATTAGTGTCAGAGACTTCTTAAaatctttcccttttcttttaatatttagttaCCATTAACTCTCTGTTTATGCAGGAGATTtacaatttttcaataatttatttgattaattactacgtatttttaaatttaaaaattatgaattaagtaattatttactttttaatattaagtaattatttattattattattaatttaaaggttaaatactATTTTTTGGCTGTTATCTTATAGTTAAATtatcactttaatatttttacctttttttatcaatttgactcCTATACTTTCATTCGTAATTTTTCTTATCctaatttaaatttctgttaaaaataaaccattcaatgacACTTTACCATGCgtgaaagaaaacaataaaaaatacttaaatttcagaaaattttaaaaatcatcaaagtccaaaaaaaaccctcaaaaaatcttaaaatatagaaaattattaaaaactaaataatcataatatatttttaaaaattgtaaaaaaatttaaaaattaaagtatctaaaactttaaaaataattttaaaaatatatatatctgtttgaatttttttaacaatcttattatagatcttgataatatttattatttttacacaatACCTAACACTAACCATAGCCTCCAACCTAAAAATAGgagaaattttaagttttttaataaaaaattatcataaaattcttttaaaatattataaaattctaagattttctaaaatactaaaattcgAAACAAAGGTTCctctaaattttatgattttttttgaagttttgcgTACTTatagtattataaaatatttctataaaattcaaaaatagattatgtgtttattttttataattttctaaatttatgaaatatttgttaTAAGTTCTTAGACATTTGGGGCTAGCCTGTccttaaataagtaaaaattaaaatatgtctTAATCTATTTATTGttcgaaaatttaaaatttaatttttatatttttattttaaaatttaatctttctattttttaaattttaaaattagatttagttgtttaactttttttgttaaatttagggttattatatatttttaattttattgctatctagtgagtattttttatgttaaaatacaacaacaacaaatatttaaaaaaaaatagtgttaagactaaagtaaaaatattaaattcttgaaaataaatatataggaACTAAAATCGAAATTTGTAAAGAGTATGGAACCTTTTTAAATACGTCGTCTCTCAGAGAAACCATGGTCAAACACAAGACTGGTGGAGAGTGGAGAGTGGAGAGTGGAGAGTGAACGTAGATCCGATTTAACAATAAAAGATTAGTCTTTCCAAGTTTTAAATGCGGTATGAAGTGCTTGCTTTCAACGTCCTTCAAAGACCAAACTTGCAATGGAGGGGAAGACGAAGACCCCAACAGTGTAAGCCAATTTTCCAAGtcttccttttattatttttatattttaagtctGGGTATGGGAATTCAACTTTCcaatgagaaaaaaagaaaaacatcatAAAGGAAAATTGGACTCAAATGCTTTTAACCTTATATAAATCTTGAAGTATATCCAACTTGCacataaacttaaaactaaatatCAATACTGAAATACTGTTTGGAACCTTGAGTTGTTAAAGATGAAGAGAGTAGCCTGGCTTCCTTCCCTGCTGCTCCTGATAGTTACGTTGCATACTTGTTTATCTGATGTTGAGTCTAATTCTACAGCAGAAGCACTTGCGCTCCTCAATTGGAAAGCCAGCCTTCTATCCCTCACAAACCGTTCTGTTTTGCCTTCGTGGACTGTCTCGCCTGGAAATGCACAAGCAAATCCCTGCGGTTGGTTTGGGATCCATTGCAAGGGTGACAGCGTTTCCAGAATCAATCTTACGAGTTATGGTGTAAAAGGTACATTCCATGCATTTCCATTCTCATCTTTGCCTAATCTTGAAGAGTTAGACCTTAGCATCAATGGACTTTTTGGCACAATCCCACGTCAAATCAATCAACTCTCTAATCTCACTTACCTTGATTTATCATATAATCAGTTGTCTGGAAGAATCCCACCTCAAATTGGTCAACTTATTCATCTCAAGACCCTTCACCTTGTTCAAAACCTGTTGAATGGCTCCATTCCTGAGGAAATAGGTCAGCTAGAGTCCCTCGAAGAGCTTGCCTTGCAAAACAACTATCTAAATGGTTCCATCCCTTCTTCTTTGGGTAACTTGGCCAACCTGACCTACttgtatatgttaaataattccCTTTCTGGTAACATCCCTTCAGAAATAGGAAATCTTAGCAGCTTGCAGGAACTTTACATTGACAACAACCAACTCGCAGGTTCCATCCCTTCCACTTTTGGAAAACTAAAACACTTGAGATTGCTCCACTTGTCCACTAACAGTCTTTCAGGATCCATCCCTTCTGAATTTGGGCATATGGAATCGCTGAATGAATTAGCACTTTTTAAAAACAATCTATCAGGTTTCATCCCACCCTCACTCGGAAACTTGACTGATCTGACCATTCTCCAACTGTATGAAAATAAACTTTTTGGCCCCATTCCTGAAGAGTTAGGGAACTTGAAATTATTGGTTTTCCTAGAGGTGAGTCAAAACCAACTCAATGGTTCTATTCCATCTTCATTTGCTAATTTGAGCAACTTGGAAACTTTGTTCCTCCGAGACAACCAACTTTCCGGTCCCATACCTCAAGAAATAGGAAACCTCATGAAAATGTGGATGTTGGAACTCGATGGAAACCAGTTCACTGGGCAGCTGCCGCAAAACATTTGCAGAGGTGGAACACTGGAATATTTCATAGCCAATGACAACCATTTCAGAGGACCAATACCCAAAGACTTGAAAAACTGCAGCAGCCTAAAAAGAGTGCGCCTGGAAAGAAATAGACTGACTGGAAACATATCAGAAGATTTCGGAGTCTATTCAAGCTTGAATTTTATAAGCCTTAGTGACAATGACttttatggtgaaatttcaCTTCAGTGGGCGTCGTGCAATAATTTGAGCAGCCTACAGATTGCCCGGAACAACATCACTGGCAGAATACCACCTGAGCTTGGAAACTCAGCTCAGCTTCAGGCTCTTGATCTTTCTTCAAATCATTTAGTGGGGGAGATTCCAAAGGAACTGACAAAATTGACATCTTTAACAAGGCTTATTTTGTCAGGGAATCAACTCTCTGGTGGTATACCAATGGAAGTTGGATCTTTTTCCCAACTCGAGTATCTTGATTTGTCGGCAAACAGATTGAGTCGGTCCATCCCCGAGACTATAGGGGATATGTTGAAATTGTACTACTTGAATTTGAGTAGTAACAATTTCAGCCTTGGAATTCCACGTCAGATAGGCAAGTTAGTTCAAGTGAATGAATTAGATCTGAGTCATAACATGCTTTCAGGGGAGATTCCAACACAATTTCAATCTTTGCAGAGCTTGTCAACGTTGAACCTCTCTTACAATAACCTCTCTGGTAGCATCACCATTTTCAATGAGCTCCGAGGCTTGGTCCAAGTTGACATAGCACATAATGAATTGGAGGGTCCAATTCCTGATGTCCCAGCGTTTCAAAATGCTTCAATACAAGCATTAGAAGGAAACAGGGGTTTGTGTGGCAATGTTAGTGGGTTGAAACCTTGCAAGCTTTCTAAAAACGGCCACCACAAGTTACTGTACGCAATCATGCTTCCTCTGTTAGGAGCTGCTATCCTTTCAATTGCTATTCTGGCTTTGTTTTTTGgcttcaaaaaaaaaggaaaagatgcAGATGAAGAAAGGGAAAGCACCAAGACTGATGAGAACCTCTTTGCAATATCGTCCGTCGATGGAAGATTGTTGTATGCTGAGATTATAAGTGCTACTAAAAACTTTAATTCTCAGTGCTGCATTAGCAAGGGAGAATACGGAAATGTATACCGAGTAGAATTGTCATCAGGTGATATTGTAGCTGTGAAGAAAGTCCTTCCACTGCATGCTGATGAAGTTAGCACTGCAAAAGAATTCCAAAATGAAGTAATGGCGCTCATAGATATACAGCATGGGAATATTGTGAAGTTCTACGGGTTTTGTTGCTCTGCTGAACAAACATTCTTGGTTTACAAATACCTCGAAAAAGGTAGTTTGGCTACCAATCTAAGCAATGATGAAACAGCAAAAGAATTGGACTGGGATAAAAGGCTGAATATTATAAATGGGGTTGCTTATGCCCTGTCTTACTT
This sequence is a window from Gossypium raimondii isolate GPD5lz chromosome 5, ASM2569854v1, whole genome shotgun sequence. Protein-coding genes within it:
- the LOC105769555 gene encoding MDIS1-interacting receptor like kinase 2 isoform X1 translates to MKRVAWLPSLLLLIVTLHTCLSDVESNSTAEALALLNWKASLLSLTNRSVLPSWTVSPGNAQANPCGWFGIHCKGDSVSRINLTSYGVKGTFHAFPFSSLPNLEELDLSINGLFGTIPRQINQLSNLTYLDLSYNQLSGRIPPQIGQLIHLKTLHLVQNLLNGSIPEEIGQLESLEELALQNNYLNGSIPSSLGNLANLTYLYMLNNSLSGNIPSEIGNLSSLQELYIDNNQLAGSIPSTFGKLKHLRLLHLSTNSLSGSIPSEFGHMESLNELALFKNNLSGFIPPSLGNLTDLTILQLYENKLFGPIPEELGNLKLLVFLEVSQNQLNGSIPSSFANLSNLETLFLRDNQLSGPIPQEIGNLMKMWMLELDGNQFTGQLPQNICRGGTLEYFIANDNHFRGPIPKDLKNCSSLKRVRLERNRLTGNISEDFGVYSSLNFISLSDNDFYGEISLQWASCNNLSSLQIARNNITGRIPPELGNSAQLQALDLSSNHLVGEIPKELTKLTSLTRLILSGNQLSGGIPMEVGSFSQLEYLDLSANRLSRSIPETIGDMLKLYYLNLSSNNFSLGIPRQIGKLVQVNELDLSHNMLSGEIPTQFQSLQSLSTLNLSYNNLSGSITIFNELRGLVQVDIAHNELEGPIPDVPAFQNASIQALEGNRGLCGNVSGLKPCKLSKNGHHKLLYAIMLPLLGAAILSIAILALFFGFKKKGKDADEERESTKTDENLFAISSVDGRLLYAEIISATKNFNSQCCISKGEYGNVYRVELSSGDIVAVKKVLPLHADEVSTAKEFQNEVMALIDIQHGNIVKFYGFCCSAEQTFLVYKYLEKGSLATNLSNDETAKELDWDKRLNIINGVAYALSYLHHDCSPPIVHRDLTSNNVLLDLEFEAHISGFGMAKLLNPDSSNWTNLAGTYGYVAPELAYTMKVTEKCDVYSFGVLILEVIVGAHPGDLIATLPSSSLEMRLLVKDVLDQKPLPPSAYIQDKLVSLMKIAFICLADNPHSRPTMCAVSQLLAS
- the LOC105769555 gene encoding MDIS1-interacting receptor like kinase 2 isoform X2 gives rise to the protein MRYEVLAFNVLQRPNLQWRGRRRPQQSEALALLNWKASLLSLTNRSVLPSWTVSPGNAQANPCGWFGIHCKGDSVSRINLTSYGVKGTFHAFPFSSLPNLEELDLSINGLFGTIPRQINQLSNLTYLDLSYNQLSGRIPPQIGQLIHLKTLHLVQNLLNGSIPEEIGQLESLEELALQNNYLNGSIPSSLGNLANLTYLYMLNNSLSGNIPSEIGNLSSLQELYIDNNQLAGSIPSTFGKLKHLRLLHLSTNSLSGSIPSEFGHMESLNELALFKNNLSGFIPPSLGNLTDLTILQLYENKLFGPIPEELGNLKLLVFLEVSQNQLNGSIPSSFANLSNLETLFLRDNQLSGPIPQEIGNLMKMWMLELDGNQFTGQLPQNICRGGTLEYFIANDNHFRGPIPKDLKNCSSLKRVRLERNRLTGNISEDFGVYSSLNFISLSDNDFYGEISLQWASCNNLSSLQIARNNITGRIPPELGNSAQLQALDLSSNHLVGEIPKELTKLTSLTRLILSGNQLSGGIPMEVGSFSQLEYLDLSANRLSRSIPETIGDMLKLYYLNLSSNNFSLGIPRQIGKLVQVNELDLSHNMLSGEIPTQFQSLQSLSTLNLSYNNLSGSITIFNELRGLVQVDIAHNELEGPIPDVPAFQNASIQALEGNRGLCGNVSGLKPCKLSKNGHHKLLYAIMLPLLGAAILSIAILALFFGFKKKGKDADEERESTKTDENLFAISSVDGRLLYAEIISATKNFNSQCCISKGEYGNVYRVELSSGDIVAVKKVLPLHADEVSTAKEFQNEVMALIDIQHGNIVKFYGFCCSAEQTFLVYKYLEKGSLATNLSNDETAKELDWDKRLNIINGVAYALSYLHHDCSPPIVHRDLTSNNVLLDLEFEAHISGFGMAKLLNPDSSNWTNLAGTYGYVAPELAYTMKVTEKCDVYSFGVLILEVIVGAHPGDLIATLPSSSLEMRLLVKDVLDQKPLPPSAYIQDKLVSLMKIAFICLADNPHSRPTMCAVSQLLAS
- the LOC105769555 gene encoding MDIS1-interacting receptor like kinase 2 isoform X3, yielding MLNNSLSGNIPSEIGNLSSLQELYIDNNQLAGSIPSTFGKLKHLRLLHLSTNSLSGSIPSEFGHMESLNELALFKNNLSGFIPPSLGNLTDLTILQLYENKLFGPIPEELGNLKLLVFLEVSQNQLNGSIPSSFANLSNLETLFLRDNQLSGPIPQEIGNLMKMWMLELDGNQFTGQLPQNICRGGTLEYFIANDNHFRGPIPKDLKNCSSLKRVRLERNRLTGNISEDFGVYSSLNFISLSDNDFYGEISLQWASCNNLSSLQIARNNITGRIPPELGNSAQLQALDLSSNHLVGEIPKELTKLTSLTRLILSGNQLSGGIPMEVGSFSQLEYLDLSANRLSRSIPETIGDMLKLYYLNLSSNNFSLGIPRQIGKLVQVNELDLSHNMLSGEIPTQFQSLQSLSTLNLSYNNLSGSITIFNELRGLVQVDIAHNELEGPIPDVPAFQNASIQALEGNRGLCGNVSGLKPCKLSKNGHHKLLYAIMLPLLGAAILSIAILALFFGFKKKGKDADEERESTKTDENLFAISSVDGRLLYAEIISATKNFNSQCCISKGEYGNVYRVELSSGDIVAVKKVLPLHADEVSTAKEFQNEVMALIDIQHGNIVKFYGFCCSAEQTFLVYKYLEKGSLATNLSNDETAKELDWDKRLNIINGVAYALSYLHHDCSPPIVHRDLTSNNVLLDLEFEAHISGFGMAKLLNPDSSNWTNLAGTYGYVAPELAYTMKVTEKCDVYSFGVLILEVIVGAHPGDLIATLPSSSLEMRLLVKDVLDQKPLPPSAYIQDKLVSLMKIAFICLADNPHSRPTMCAVSQLLAS